Proteins encoded in a region of the Pigmentiphaga litoralis genome:
- a CDS encoding 3',5'-nucleoside bisphosphate phosphatase, which yields MAPQQNFDLHCHSRVSDGMLSPQDLVARAHANGVDVLALTDHDEIAGLADAAAAAADLGIGFVPGVEISVTWANETVHIVGLQVDPTNPVLDAGLRATRSGRERRGREMADQLAAVGIPGAFEGALSHAGNPDLIGRTHFARYIVEQGVCQDVREVFQRFLIDGKPGYAPMRWASLADAVSWIRGAGGMAVIAHPGRYDYTPVQFHALFEEFLGLGGVGIEVITGSHTPDQYREYAQVATSYGFLASRGSDFHGPTESRVDLGSLPPLPDTLKPVWHDWA from the coding sequence ATGGCCCCCCAGCAAAACTTCGATCTGCACTGCCATTCCCGTGTATCGGACGGCATGTTGTCGCCCCAGGACCTGGTGGCGCGCGCCCATGCGAATGGTGTGGACGTGCTGGCGCTGACCGATCATGACGAGATTGCTGGCCTGGCGGACGCTGCCGCCGCTGCGGCTGACCTTGGGATCGGGTTCGTGCCCGGGGTTGAAATCTCGGTGACCTGGGCGAACGAAACGGTACACATCGTCGGTTTGCAGGTGGACCCGACCAACCCGGTGTTGGATGCCGGGCTGCGCGCCACACGTTCGGGGCGGGAACGTCGAGGCCGCGAAATGGCCGACCAACTGGCGGCCGTGGGCATACCGGGCGCATTCGAAGGCGCGTTGAGCCATGCCGGCAACCCCGACCTGATCGGTCGCACCCACTTTGCGCGCTACATCGTGGAGCAGGGCGTGTGCCAGGACGTGCGCGAGGTGTTCCAGCGGTTCCTGATCGACGGCAAGCCCGGCTACGCGCCCATGCGCTGGGCGTCGCTGGCCGACGCGGTCAGCTGGATCCGCGGCGCGGGCGGCATGGCGGTCATTGCCCATCCGGGCCGCTACGATTACACGCCCGTGCAGTTCCACGCCTTGTTTGAAGAGTTCCTGGGGCTGGGCGGCGTTGGCATCGAAGTGATCACCGGCAGCCACACCCCGGACCAATACCGCGAATACGCCCAGGTGGCCACGTCCTACGGCTTCCTGGCGTCGCGCGGGTCGGACTTTCATGGTCCGACCGAAAGCCGGGTGGACCTCGGCAGCCTGCCGCCGCTGCCGGACACCCTGAAGCCGGTCTGGCACGACTGGGCCTGA
- a CDS encoding alpha/beta fold hydrolase has product MYVPRLPSRSETLVVRGVPHHLRHWGKPGAPLLLALHGWMDVAASFQFVADHLADRWHIVAPDWRGFGLTGPTGVDCYEFSDYLGDLDALLRHLSPDAPVPLVGHSMGGNIAMLYAGVRPERISAVVNLEGLGLPGTQAQDVPARLASWLDQLVEGAKLQDYASADAVAERLRKTNPRLTPDRAAFLAHHWAKEVNGRWVLLADPAHKILNRVAYRVDEVQACWRASQAPVLWVEADDSDILRRMTALPDYRSRLEAVRHLRQATVANASHMLHHDQPEAVAQLVAEFLDLNSR; this is encoded by the coding sequence ATGTACGTACCCCGTCTGCCATCCCGTTCCGAAACCCTGGTCGTACGCGGTGTCCCGCACCATTTGCGGCACTGGGGCAAGCCCGGTGCGCCCCTGCTGCTGGCCTTGCATGGGTGGATGGATGTTGCCGCCTCTTTCCAATTCGTTGCCGACCATCTGGCCGACCGCTGGCATATCGTTGCGCCGGACTGGCGGGGCTTCGGCCTGACCGGGCCCACCGGCGTCGATTGTTATGAATTCAGCGATTACCTGGGCGACCTGGACGCGCTGCTGCGGCACCTGTCGCCCGATGCGCCGGTGCCCCTGGTCGGGCACAGCATGGGCGGCAATATCGCCATGCTATACGCAGGCGTGCGGCCGGAGCGGATCAGCGCCGTGGTCAACCTGGAAGGCCTGGGCTTGCCTGGCACCCAGGCCCAGGACGTTCCCGCACGGCTGGCATCCTGGCTGGACCAGCTGGTGGAAGGCGCAAAGCTGCAGGATTACGCCAGTGCGGACGCCGTGGCCGAACGGCTGCGCAAGACCAATCCAAGGCTGACGCCCGATCGCGCGGCGTTCCTGGCGCATCACTGGGCCAAAGAAGTGAATGGGCGGTGGGTGCTGCTGGCCGACCCGGCGCACAAGATCCTGAACCGCGTCGCCTACCGGGTGGACGAGGTCCAGGCCTGCTGGCGCGCGAGCCAGGCGCCGGTGCTGTGGGTCGAAGCCGACGACAGCGATATCCTGCGGCGTATGACGGCCTTGCCGGACTATCGGTCCCGGCTGGAAGCCGTGCGCCACTTGCGCCAGGCCACGGTGGCCAACGCCAGTCACATGCTGCATCACGACCAGCCCGAGGCGGTGGCGCAACTGGTAGCAGAATTCCTGGACCTGAATAGCCGCTGA